The Zingiber officinale cultivar Zhangliang chromosome 2A, Zo_v1.1, whole genome shotgun sequence genomic sequence acccatcttggtcggccccttgcttgggcaccaaccaAGGATGTGACCGGTCATAAGGATGTCTtaggtggatgtgaggctttatacatagaggctacaacagggacctagagaaggaattggttttgacctcctgattagctcgagcttcctgtgttcgacccgaacacccaactcaagttcatcaataataactcataccactaaagaattattattgaactaccacaccaatctcatattacattatgggctccttcttatcatgagtgcattaatttctcggtgtttaagatatcgaatgtctattaattaaataagttactgacaactcacttaattaacatctacctctaagagtagtatcactcaacttcattgtcatgtcgaaactaagtccacctgtaggatttacatgacaatccttatgagctcctcaagggtacatcatcatcctaataaataggacacagttactttctataattaacaatacactatataaataatattatttcccaacttatcggacctattgatttaacgaataaatcccactctttgataaattaaagaaataaataccaagtacatgtgcttattattatatcaggattaagagtacgcgcaTCCATTATAaaagaggttatgttcttttatgcaatcagtataaaaggaacaacctcaaatggtcatgctctatacatgcatagtgtactagtgtaattttatagtcaagataaactaataccaaattacactacaactattctaatggtttgtcccaatgcatcttggttgtgagattgtatttataatttataaggaactgataacatgatcttctgtgtaacaccacataccatattatctacaatataaattaaatggacaactgcatttaactaaatgtagacatttgaccaatgtgattctcatttcaaaataaatatttattcaaaaaattaaaattttagtatacattttaacATGCGTTTGGATGACGTTTGGATGAGCGTAATCACTTTTGTTCTACATATTgtcaaattttttgaaaattgaagagcggtccaaaaaaaaaaaaaaaaaaaaaaaaattctcatgaAAAATGGAGCCGTTTTTACTATATTTAGTAAAGACATTTATTCGCCGCAAACATTAACCCTATAACTTGGTGCAATCGGCGCTAGCGAAGGACACTGCCGGAATATCGAGATCGTATCCAACGTGTAAATTTTGCTGAGCCACGTTCCCAAATATCGGCGTGTCAAAGCCAGAATCCGCCACTGCGAGGCAAACCACCTGATATGCATCCTCCATGAACATGCTCTTCGGGCTCAGCCTGACCGACGCCTCTCCGGCAAACTTGAACGTGATAAACGGTAACTTCTGCCAGTCGGGCTCGCCGGTCACCTTGAAGCACAGCGGCAGAATGCGGTCCGGATCAGTAGCCTTGGGCAGGCTGACCACCCTCGACACCTGCTGCACCAAACTCGAGAGCACGCCAGTGGGCAAGTAGTTTAGGGTCGTGCAGGAGTCGATGATGATGTTGCCTTTCTTTAATCCAGGGGCGGAAGTTGGGACTGGGACCGAGCCGGCACCGTCGACTATGATCTCTGTTAGCCGGAGGGCGAATAAGGAATCTTCCACCGTCATCAGGGTGGTGACCTTGCTTCCGACGACCACGCCGGCGGAGCCGAAGATGACTTTGCTGCTGGCCTGCGTGTCTGACATGGGAACCAGGCAATAAGAGAAGTATTTCTTGTCCAGAGAGGGAACGATCTGTGAGACGAGAGAGACGGGACTGGCGCTGAGCCCTGCCAACCCGGCGGTGCGGCTGCTGAAGACGCCGCTGCTCTGGGAGTTGCAGCCGAAGGCGATATTGGAGAAGACGAGCCGAGACCCGGCGGAAGAGTAGAAAGTGAGGTCCTCGGTGGCGAGGACGCCGTCGATCGTCGACCCGTCTTGGTAGGCATAATGGTATTCGCAGGTGCTGACGTCGGCGCAAGGTCCGTGGGGGAGGGCCTTGCAAAGGTTGGAGTTGCAGGGGAGCGTCCGGTAGGAGGAGGATTTGCGTGGATCGAAGTACGGCGCCGTCTGCTTGTAGCACTTGGTGCAGGGGACGCAGTTGGCCCAGATGAGGTCGCTGCCGGTGTCGGCGACGGCCAAGATGGAGAATGGCGGCGTGCCAACTCGAAGCTCCATCAAATACTCGAACGAGTCGGGGACCACCCTGGACACTGCGTCGAACAGCTCGATGCCACTGCAACCCGACAATTAtcattcaaaataaataaataaaattttaaaaaataaaaaattataccctTTTCTTTGCACACGTGCAGCAATTCGGCGGGCTTCGTGGGCGGAGCGATAGATTGCGGCACGTGAGCGATCTAGTGATGTGGCAGACTGATTGAAGAACGGTGATTTAGGGGAGTCGCGATGTATAAGCTCGATGCTAAAACTTGCCGCCGCCACCACCGTCATTGTCATTGCTGCCGCCGCCATAGAGAGCGCAAGTAAAACCACAATCGTCATGTTTCCTATCGAGGAAATAAAAGACTGATTAGGAGTGAGAGAGTGTGCGACGTCGTATTACTTGGCAAGGTTAAAGAATTTATAATCGAGCTTTCTATGTTTATTTggagggaaaattattggagaaggaAACATTAATAGCATTTGAATGATATAAAACAGTATATGAGTTAATGAAAAGTAATTTCggcttttttttaatatatatattttgcgaAAGGAAACATTAATGGCATTTGAATGATATAAAAAAAGTATATGAGTTAATGCCTATATATACAAAGTTGTTTGTTGCTCAAActagacttttttttttcttatatatgaaaaatattataatttatttagTTAGTGGTAATTTGAACAAATtgataattgaaaaaaaataatgattaaaaataaaaagtaaccaagagaatttattttaaacttggaTAAATGATAATTAGAAAAGGAGGGCTCAATATGATAATTAGGAAAGTTTGCAAGCACTCTTAAACATTCACTTCTAATTttatgaaaaatgaaaaaaagaataaaattatCTTACAAAGCCGGTCTAAGTCTTTCTCCTTAccaataatagaagaagaaaaattaattttgagataTATTTACTCTTCCATTTAAAAAAATGGTTTCATTTAAAGTGAATGATAGTTAATAATATCAATGTTAAATTTCTTGGCATTAATCTTACTATTGTATTAAGAATATGAGCCTTTACTAAATAACTATTAATTAATTTGgtgaaattaaagttaaattatgttaatgtctttttttatatcgaaaataattttaatatttattagtaattttcataAATGTATTAATTAGGGATCTAAAATTCAAGACTGGTATATCATTAAGAATTTTTGTCATTAATCAATCAGGAATCTAGAGTTTGTTagaccccgtgattgttttgatgtgatcaatcaagttggttagatcctgctttgtatttgatccccgtgtctgagtgtgcaggatctcaggagcgcaggaagtcgagaggaagacgcagctagcgagaatgatagtacgggaagggagccgacgggctcggtgcgtccgaaggacgagagagctacggaagagtacaccggtgggcgagaagaacgtgcgcgacgttcgagggacgttaagccggggaggaaggctgctcgaggagaaggccgaaaattgagttcgagtgagctctatttcggttggccgaatcacccaagctatcggagcatcggaagccaaagcAAAGGATCTGGAAAAGAAGCAAAAGCTGGAaaaccagcttgaaggcgccttcatgaagcatgaaggcaccctcaacatgaaggcaccttcatgacttgatgaaggcgccctcaacaggtcaATTGTGACCGTTTGcgtttcggataaagttttatccgcctactcgatgtaggcgccttggacctctgttggaggcgccttagacatccgagatagaatttccaggggctataaaaggacccctggacctaggaattaattatcaattgttcaatcaactctctaatcatttcctagcaatagttctgagctgttagaatgtaaaagacttctctgccttcaatAAAGGAGACTTTTTTTAGTGcgtttttcatcgccctggattaacaactgtcttggttgtaaccaggttaactgctgAGTCTCGGTTTCATTTCTGTTTCTTTATTTCTGTGATTTTATTATTGCCATTacacttttgagttgaaagcacgaggagggtatagtttttatgtttcaagcaattcatccccctcttgccggcctccgctgtacctacaattggtatcagagccagaccgcctcagaaggactaatcgccgactgaagcacgaagatcaagacgatggccggaacaagcattcatccctcgaagttcgacggagacttcgcaacGTGGAaatgccggatggaggtattttttaaaaccgactttgatattttactaactatgaaatattattttgaagttccgaaagacaaagaagagcatcagtggagcaagaaggagcaagccgattttgtcgccaacgaaAAGGCACAGTTCCACCTGCTTaacgtgctgccaccacaagaggtaagtcgaatcggaagctacgactccgcgaaagacctctgggaaaaattcctggagcttcaagaaggtacatccgaagcgaagcttgcaagatgcgatatcctccggactcaacttacgaacctccggatgaaccaaggcgagaaggtagcgcaactccaagcaaggattaaggagctaataactcaactaagcaaccttggagaagaagtaacgaaccgggactcgatccggtacgcgctcaacatcttccccagaactccagaatgggcgtccttagtagatgcatactacatctctaaggacttcgagataagtactttagaaaatttgtgttctacttttgaacttcacgaatctcgagttgcagaacccaatggagtagagaagactagtcagaacattgccctaaaggcaagaataaacggttctgactccgaagcctcgatcgacgaattCGAAGCTGTattaatggtaagacgatttaataagttttttaaatctaacaaatttagatcgcagtcgagtaaACATCATTGAAAGAGAAGAATAGTTCGTTGCTACAattacaacgaagaagggcacatcaaggatgactgcccgaaattgaagagcatgcagaaagagaaggaaaaggtaaagtacaagaagccagaatcctccaGATACAAGACCTTGAAGGTCACGTTCTCAGactcatcctccgagtcagacatAGAACAATTCTCGGGGTTAGTGCTAATAACTAACgctcagctggaagaagagtcaagctcaaaaatgagcatagatgaagggggaggaacatcagaggaAGAAAGCTGCAGTGAAAGGGAAGCATCACCaaggcaggtaagtaaggtacgtaatcaaaccccgactcagtccttttaatttattaagtctctttctaaagatttattcaaattagaaaaagagaatgctgacttaaatagaattttagataaattaaaatcagaaaatgaaaatttaaaattagaaattgaaaatttgaaaactgatgcatgttttaaaataaatatttttcaaaagtcaaaacttagGATTTATGGAAAAGTAAATTGGTttgttaaacatcatcaaggtcaacttaggaaaattcccaagaattatatactccctaagttttgattaatccagtaggaaggaacctctattagtTCCAAAAACTTTATTAGactaaatttcttttattattaaagcttccagcaagaaaattaaacgttaaaatttctctatgagactttgtttaaggaagtggttattgctccaataaccaagaaggcctagtgcctcgccacgacctggaagctgaaatattgaaataaaatatttaattaactttctaaaaaagcattaaactagaattaaataatgctttgaattttttttttaaatattgtctttgaaaatcttcaaaatttttacttaaaattttttttagaattttttcaaaattctaaaaattcattttacttagaaattttttctggtaaattctaaaaagtcatttaacttagaattttttttgaaaattcaaaaaattcattttagttagaaatttttttttggaaaattctaaacatccattttgctcagaattttttctaacttaagaatttgttaaatatttttttaaataaatatcatattctcttattattaccccgtttttgctgtgatcaaagggggagagaaaggtacaagtttagggggagagaattttttttatattttttttcaaaactttgagttttaaaaatatttttgaaaaattctgtttaagctcttaattaaatagttacaatttattttaattacaaatttatgcttaaaaatattagtttagtaatttctttaaaattactatttgtctatttttaccctaacttgaacttgggttgatgcacatcaaaaagggagagattgttagactccgtggttgttttgatgtgatcaatcaagttggttaggtcttgctttgtgtttgatccctgtgtctgagtgtgcaggagcttaggagcgcaagacgcgctagcgagaaggacgatacgggaagggagctgacgggctcggtgcgtccgaaggacgagagagctgcggaagagtacaccgttggatgagaagaacgtgcacggcgttcgagggacgttaagccggggaggaaggctgcttgaggagaaggccgaaaattaggttcggatgagccctatttcggttggccaaatcacccaagctatcggagcatcggaagccaaagcAAAGGATCTGGAAAAGAAGCAAAAGCTGGAaaaccagcttgaaggcgccctcaacatgaaggtgccttcaacaggtcaattGTGACCGTTTacgttcggataaagttttatccgcctactcgatggaggcgccttggacatccaagatagaattttcaggggctataaaaggacccctggacctaggaattaattatcaattgttcaatcaactctgtaatcatttcctagcaatagttctgagttgttaaagtgtaaaaggctttttCGCCTTCAataaaggagactttttctaATGCGCttttcattgccctggattaa encodes the following:
- the LOC122040413 gene encoding aspartic proteinase CDR1-like; amino-acid sequence: MTIVVLLALSMAAAAMTMTVVAAASFSIELIHRDSPKSPFFNQSATSLDRSRAAIYRSAHEARRIAARVQRKGGIELFDAVSRVVPDSFEYLMELRVGTPPFSILAVADTGSDLIWANCVPCTKCYKQTAPYFDPRKSSSYRTLPCNSNLCKALPHGPCADVSTCEYHYAYQDGSTIDGVLATEDLTFYSSAGSRLVFSNIAFGCNSQSSGVFSSRTAGLAGLSASPVSLVSQIVPSLDKKYFSYCLVPMSDTQASSKVIFGSAGVVVGSKVTTLMTVEDSLFALRLTEIIVDGAGSVPVPTSAPGLKKGNIIIDSCTTLNYLPTGVLSSLVQQVSRVVSLPKATDPDRILPLCFKVTGEPDWQKLPFITFKFAGEASVRLSPKSMFMEDAYQVVCLAVADSGFDTPIFGNVAQQNLHVGYDLDIPAVSFASADCTKL